One genomic region from Parerythrobacter aestuarii encodes:
- a CDS encoding asparagine synthase-related protein yields the protein MLAAVLDPLHIPATALGILNRWIGQHGLEPGSQEYGKAVLVGARERCGFARRTLFDGWIDNNLELADLLGVDQDDPAALYDAAIDAWGATADEHIIGHYAAITALPDGALRLARSPLGAPPLLHGRIGTTLMAASLPGAFFALGYPQTLDWEQIADRLAMDIAIDPAGSGFAGISRVPLGSIVTLCSSGTHMDRWYARRGIPATETATDDEVLKRVSQLLADACDAALRPANQPALALSGGLDSSTVADELLRQMDGGQVLHGVTFDASSPDSTGTMPGMFDREWPMVERFAKMHEQLRVHRTEPAQGGFDHRFREIATLAGTFNPGLAHFGAHHGVWEAARSLGCDWLFGADLGNQSFSADGRWSYAEDFRGLRWKRLASNLHGRANDPRPFWRKFLALGLLPNLPRALRVWVKRLVRPARGDVLAWNSPLSARARVAYRRRARDRGSAPAWEGFAFARSRAEAARRDLAEQDHECAEITLALELRYGLRYRDVTAYRPLVEYCMRLPTRMFVRDGVHRWLARELAKGRMPEEQRLESRYGRHGADWHAHMAPRESELLDYLERIERHPQLALLLDTARMKSMLENFPASDSSDEFDNLPYTQGLARGLLAAQFVGVVEGLNEL from the coding sequence ATGCTGGCGGCTGTTCTCGACCCATTGCATATCCCGGCAACAGCGCTGGGCATTCTCAATCGCTGGATCGGTCAACACGGCCTCGAACCTGGTTCGCAGGAATATGGCAAGGCCGTGCTGGTCGGTGCGCGCGAACGATGCGGTTTCGCGAGGCGCACCTTGTTCGACGGCTGGATCGACAATAATTTGGAGCTGGCCGATCTATTGGGCGTAGACCAGGACGACCCCGCAGCGCTCTATGATGCCGCCATCGACGCTTGGGGGGCGACCGCTGACGAACATATCATCGGCCACTACGCAGCCATTACAGCGTTGCCGGACGGGGCGCTCCGCCTTGCCCGTTCACCGCTGGGCGCCCCGCCTCTCCTGCACGGGCGGATCGGTACAACTTTGATGGCTGCCAGTCTCCCGGGCGCATTCTTTGCCCTTGGGTACCCCCAGACTCTTGATTGGGAGCAGATCGCCGACCGGTTGGCAATGGATATCGCCATCGACCCTGCCGGCAGCGGTTTCGCCGGTATCTCGCGAGTGCCGCTGGGTAGCATTGTTACTCTCTGCAGCAGCGGCACTCACATGGATCGTTGGTATGCGAGGCGTGGCATTCCCGCCACCGAAACGGCAACCGACGACGAAGTGCTCAAGCGGGTCTCGCAGTTGCTAGCCGATGCCTGCGACGCGGCGCTGAGGCCTGCAAACCAACCTGCCCTCGCGCTCTCTGGCGGACTAGATTCCTCCACCGTTGCAGACGAGCTGCTGCGTCAAATGGATGGCGGGCAAGTGTTGCATGGCGTTACATTCGATGCTTCCTCGCCAGATAGCACGGGCACCATGCCCGGCATGTTCGACAGGGAATGGCCGATGGTCGAGCGGTTCGCAAAGATGCATGAGCAGCTGCGCGTCCACCGCACCGAGCCCGCCCAAGGCGGCTTCGATCACCGCTTCCGCGAGATCGCTACGCTGGCAGGCACTTTCAATCCGGGGCTGGCACATTTTGGCGCTCACCATGGCGTGTGGGAAGCCGCCCGGTCGTTGGGCTGCGACTGGTTGTTCGGGGCCGATCTTGGCAACCAGTCTTTCAGCGCCGACGGGCGCTGGTCCTATGCCGAGGACTTTCGCGGGCTGCGCTGGAAGCGACTGGCCAGCAATTTGCACGGTCGCGCCAACGATCCGCGCCCCTTCTGGCGCAAGTTTCTCGCACTCGGATTGCTGCCCAACCTGCCGCGCGCCTTGCGGGTCTGGGTCAAGCGACTGGTAAGACCTGCTCGTGGCGACGTACTCGCGTGGAATTCACCGCTCTCTGCGCGCGCGAGGGTCGCCTATCGGCGGCGAGCAAGGGATCGAGGTTCGGCACCGGCATGGGAAGGCTTTGCCTTTGCCAGAAGCCGGGCTGAGGCGGCCAGGCGCGACCTCGCAGAACAGGACCATGAATGCGCCGAAATCACTCTGGCGCTCGAGCTGCGCTATGGGCTGCGCTATCGCGACGTGACGGCCTATCGACCGCTGGTCGAATACTGCATGAGACTGCCGACAAGGATGTTTGTTCGCGATGGCGTTCACCGCTGGCTGGCGCGCGAACTGGCGAAGGGCAGGATGCCGGAGGAGCAACGGCTCGAAAGCCGCTATGGTCGGCACGGCGCAGATTGGCATGCCCACATGGCCCCGCGAGAAAGCGAATTGCTTGATTATCTCGAGCGGATCGAACGGCATCCACAGCTCGCCCTGCTGCTCGACACAGCCCGCATGAAAAGCATGTTGGAAAATTTCCCCGCAAGCGACAGCAGCGACGAGTTCGACAACCTGCCTTATACCCAGGGCCTCGCGCGGGGCCTGCTGGCAGCGCAATTCGTCGGTGTTGTCGAAGGGCTCAACGAACTCTGA
- a CDS encoding PqqD family protein, giving the protein MPGIEKCTSTFIETMVDDEIVIVSLDKGQFFSLKDTGLAIWQKIDGTRDRGALLEELAAEFDASTAELEADLDAFLHQLETADFICRS; this is encoded by the coding sequence ATGCCCGGAATAGAAAAATGTACGTCAACTTTCATCGAGACCATGGTCGATGACGAAATCGTGATCGTCAGCCTCGACAAGGGACAGTTCTTCTCGCTCAAGGATACCGGGCTCGCCATCTGGCAGAAGATTGATGGAACGCGCGACAGGGGTGCGCTCCTCGAGGAGCTTGCAGCAGAATTCGACGCATCCACTGCAGAATTGGAGGCCGACCTCGACGCTTTTCTTCACCAGCTGGAAACCGCCGACTTCATCTGCCGATCGTGA
- the rpe gene encoding ribulose-phosphate 3-epimerase, producing MPTPLISPSILSADFARLGEEVRAIDEAGADWIHVDVMDGHYVPNITIGPAVVKALRPHTKKPFDVHLMISPVDPYLEEFADAGADIITVHPEAGPHTHRTLQAIAKLGKKAGVVLNPGTPVEALDYLIDLADLVLVMSVNPGFGGQSFIDSQLKKVEAIRALIEQTGKSIHLEVDGGVNPETARQCVDAGADVLVAGSATFKGGPGQYAANIRALKGLGG from the coding sequence ATGCCCACGCCGCTTATTTCCCCCTCAATCCTGTCGGCCGATTTTGCCCGGCTGGGGGAAGAAGTGCGCGCGATCGACGAGGCCGGGGCGGACTGGATTCATGTCGATGTGATGGACGGGCATTATGTCCCCAACATCACGATCGGCCCGGCGGTGGTGAAGGCGCTGCGCCCGCATACGAAGAAGCCGTTCGACGTCCATTTGATGATTTCGCCAGTCGATCCCTACCTCGAGGAATTCGCCGACGCCGGGGCTGACATCATCACTGTCCACCCCGAGGCCGGCCCGCATACCCACCGCACGCTGCAGGCGATCGCCAAGCTGGGCAAGAAGGCCGGCGTGGTCCTCAATCCCGGGACGCCGGTCGAAGCGCTCGACTACCTGATCGATCTCGCAGACCTGGTGCTGGTGATGAGCGTCAATCCGGGGTTCGGAGGGCAGAGCTTCATCGACAGCCAACTGAAGAAGGTTGAAGCGATCCGGGCGCTGATCGAGCAGACCGGAAAGTCGATCCATCTCGAGGTCGATGGCGGGGTCAATCCGGAAACGGCGCGGCAATGCGTCGATGCCGGGGCTGATGTACTGGTGGCTGGCTCTGCCACCTTCAAGGGCGGCCCGGGCCAGTATGCAGCCAATATACGGGCGCTGAAGGGACTCGGCGGATGA
- a CDS encoding heparinase II/III family protein — protein sequence MTDVTTRTPDIETTGQVGEQIAIPLGDGPEEKALARPHEHMVTERVLEPSRALVPLDLAAPRLSPAERLMRLAYRVGVPGKTLAAPFRKANGLRLLATVETPLAGERAAGVALRAGHFLVHGVKAPIGQVDFASASAKLTPPFERVVHGYGWLRDLAGCCPREQAAPVAQRIHAAWLEANPKPGKAAAWDVEQVGHRLLAWLVNAPLLMTEEPLRGKTLAAIEESARWLDRNVTKASDRLGEVAGWTALAAAGLLLSDGKPRRLYAEAGLARALGDLIAEDGGVLSRSPLAQMDALALLVELTACYHAMKLDPPDALATMMDLLVPPLLTLMHGEAGLGSWQGAGAVSAEKVAGLIRASGVRTRPLKDVRQWGFQRATGGKTILQFDAAPPPLPRHARAGCASTLAFELSSAGQRIVVNCGGAAFAGGQVPHRIEQGLRATAAHSTLVLDDANSTAVLIKGKLGAGVNEVEVDRRAIGTGRGSATRLEASHDGYAQRFGLMHRRILVLRDDGSELLGEDVLLPVGKRGKTGKIGYAIRYHIGPGIELKLSEDRKGAGLALPDGTYWQFRVGGEFTGEVAIEESLWVDGNGRPQPIEQLVVQGMTSRSGGSFSWLLKQMG from the coding sequence ATGACTGACGTCACGACCCGCACTCCCGACATCGAAACGACAGGGCAAGTCGGCGAGCAGATAGCGATCCCGCTTGGCGATGGGCCTGAAGAGAAAGCGCTCGCCCGCCCGCACGAGCACATGGTCACCGAGCGTGTGCTGGAACCTTCGCGTGCACTTGTCCCGCTTGACCTGGCTGCCCCGCGGCTCAGCCCGGCTGAGCGGCTGATGCGGCTGGCCTACCGCGTTGGTGTGCCGGGCAAGACGCTGGCCGCGCCGTTCCGCAAGGCCAACGGCCTGCGGCTGCTGGCGACGGTCGAAACCCCGCTCGCGGGCGAACGCGCCGCGGGAGTGGCGCTGAGGGCCGGGCATTTTCTTGTCCATGGCGTCAAGGCACCGATCGGACAGGTCGATTTTGCTTCGGCCAGTGCCAAATTGACGCCGCCGTTCGAACGGGTGGTGCATGGCTATGGTTGGTTGCGCGACCTTGCCGGATGCTGCCCGCGCGAACAGGCTGCGCCGGTTGCGCAGCGAATTCACGCGGCCTGGCTGGAGGCCAATCCCAAGCCAGGCAAGGCAGCTGCCTGGGATGTCGAGCAAGTCGGCCATCGGCTCCTTGCGTGGCTGGTCAACGCACCACTGCTGATGACCGAAGAGCCGCTGCGCGGGAAGACACTGGCAGCCATCGAAGAAAGCGCCCGCTGGCTCGATCGCAATGTTACCAAGGCGAGCGACAGGCTGGGCGAAGTCGCCGGCTGGACTGCGCTGGCCGCCGCCGGGCTGCTGCTGTCCGACGGCAAGCCCCGGCGGCTGTATGCCGAAGCCGGCCTGGCCCGCGCGCTGGGTGACCTGATCGCCGAAGACGGTGGGGTGCTTTCACGCAGTCCGCTGGCACAGATGGATGCGCTGGCGCTGCTGGTCGAACTGACTGCCTGTTACCACGCCATGAAGCTCGATCCGCCGGACGCGCTCGCAACGATGATGGATCTGCTGGTGCCGCCCTTGCTGACCCTTATGCATGGCGAAGCCGGGCTTGGCAGCTGGCAGGGAGCCGGTGCGGTTTCGGCAGAGAAGGTCGCCGGGCTGATCCGCGCCAGCGGCGTGCGGACACGCCCGCTCAAGGATGTCCGTCAATGGGGCTTCCAGCGCGCCACCGGCGGCAAGACCATCCTGCAGTTCGACGCCGCCCCGCCGCCGCTGCCGCGCCATGCCCGCGCTGGCTGCGCTTCGACGCTGGCGTTCGAGCTGTCGAGCGCCGGCCAGCGCATAGTGGTCAATTGCGGCGGCGCAGCTTTCGCCGGGGGGCAGGTCCCGCACCGGATCGAACAGGGCCTGCGCGCCACGGCAGCGCATTCGACGCTAGTGCTCGACGACGCCAATTCCACCGCCGTGCTGATCAAGGGCAAGCTGGGCGCCGGGGTCAATGAAGTCGAAGTCGATCGTCGCGCCATCGGCACCGGCCGTGGCAGCGCGACTCGGCTCGAGGCCAGCCACGATGGCTATGCCCAGCGCTTCGGCCTGATGCATCGCCGCATCCTTGTGCTGCGCGACGATGGCAGCGAGCTGCTGGGTGAAGACGTGCTTCTCCCAGTCGGCAAGCGCGGCAAGACCGGCAAGATCGGCTATGCCATCCGCTACCATATTGGGCCGGGCATCGAGCTCAAGCTCTCGGAAGATCGCAAGGGTGCGGGCCTGGCCCTGCCCGACGGCACCTATTGGCAATTCCGGGTGGGTGGTGAATTCACCGGTGAAGTGGCGATCGAAGAAAGCCTGTGGGTCGATGGCAATGGCCGCCCGCAGCCGATCGAACAGCTGGTGGTACAGGGCATGACGTCACGCAGCGGGGGCTCGTTCTCCTGGCTGCTCAAGCAAATGGGGTGA
- the purH gene encoding bifunctional phosphoribosylaminoimidazolecarboxamide formyltransferase/IMP cyclohydrolase, producing MSDVVIKRALLSVSDKSGLVELGQALAGHGVELVSTGGTAKALRDAGLDVKDISEVTGFPEMMDGRVKTLHPKVHGGLLAVRDNPEHAAAMAEHAIGAIDLVVVNLYPFEATVMRGAERDEIIENIDIGGPSMVRSSAKNHAYVTIVTDPADYDTLLAEMADGGATSLDFRKAMAAKAFAATAAYDSMISQWFGFADQQQLFPDFLAVNGKAPVTLRYGENPHQKAALYTPVGPHGRGIAQAEQVQGKELSYNNYNDADAALELCAEFKGGDPAVVIVKHANPCGVAQAGTMLEAWEAALACDSVSAFGGIVAVNQPLDGPTAEAICKIFTEVVVAPAADDAARAAFAGKKNLRLLLTGDLPDPRRGGLSVKPITGGLLVQSRDNGAITQEELKVVTEREPTEQELKDCLFAWTVARHVKSNAIVYAKDGATAGIGAGQMNRRDSSRIAAMKAAEAAEKYDWSQPKTVGSAVASDAFFPFADGLLAAAEAGATAIIQPGGSIRDDEVIEAANKAGLAMVFTGMRHFRH from the coding sequence GTGAGCGATGTTGTCATCAAGCGGGCGCTGCTCTCGGTGTCCGACAAGAGTGGTTTGGTCGAGCTGGGCCAAGCGCTGGCCGGGCATGGGGTCGAGCTGGTCTCGACAGGGGGGACGGCCAAGGCGTTGCGCGATGCCGGTCTCGACGTGAAGGACATCTCGGAGGTGACCGGTTTTCCCGAGATGATGGACGGGCGGGTCAAGACACTGCACCCCAAGGTTCATGGCGGCCTCTTGGCAGTGCGCGACAACCCCGAACATGCCGCCGCCATGGCCGAGCACGCGATTGGCGCGATCGACCTGGTGGTCGTCAATCTCTATCCCTTCGAAGCCACCGTGATGCGCGGGGCGGAGCGCGACGAGATCATCGAGAATATCGATATCGGCGGCCCGTCCATGGTCCGCTCTTCGGCCAAGAACCACGCCTATGTCACCATCGTCACCGACCCGGCGGACTATGACACGCTTCTAGCGGAGATGGCGGATGGCGGCGCGACGTCGCTCGACTTCCGCAAAGCGATGGCGGCCAAGGCCTTTGCTGCCACAGCGGCTTACGATTCCATGATCAGCCAGTGGTTCGGTTTCGCCGACCAGCAGCAGCTGTTCCCCGATTTCCTCGCCGTCAATGGCAAGGCCCCGGTGACCTTGCGTTATGGCGAGAACCCGCACCAGAAGGCCGCGCTCTATACCCCGGTCGGCCCGCACGGACGCGGGATCGCGCAGGCCGAACAGGTGCAGGGCAAGGAGCTTAGCTACAACAATTACAACGATGCCGATGCTGCGCTCGAGCTGTGCGCCGAGTTCAAGGGCGGCGATCCGGCAGTCGTGATCGTCAAACATGCGAACCCCTGTGGTGTGGCGCAGGCTGGCACGATGCTGGAGGCATGGGAAGCAGCGCTGGCGTGTGACAGCGTGTCAGCATTCGGCGGGATCGTCGCAGTCAACCAGCCGCTCGACGGCCCGACGGCAGAAGCAATCTGCAAGATCTTTACTGAAGTGGTTGTCGCCCCCGCTGCCGACGATGCTGCGCGGGCAGCTTTCGCCGGCAAAAAGAACCTGCGGCTGCTGTTGACGGGCGACCTGCCCGATCCCCGCCGGGGCGGGCTCTCGGTCAAGCCGATCACGGGAGGGCTGCTGGTCCAGAGCCGCGACAACGGTGCGATCACGCAGGAAGAGCTCAAGGTCGTCACCGAGCGCGAGCCCACGGAGCAGGAGCTCAAGGACTGCCTGTTCGCCTGGACCGTGGCGCGGCACGTGAAATCCAATGCCATCGTCTATGCCAAGGACGGCGCGACCGCCGGCATCGGCGCGGGCCAGATGAACCGCCGCGACAGCTCGCGCATCGCAGCCATGAAGGCTGCCGAGGCTGCGGAAAAATACGACTGGTCACAGCCCAAGACAGTCGGCAGCGCGGTTGCTTCAGACGCCTTCTTCCCGTTCGCCGATGGCTTGCTCGCCGCAGCCGAAGCGGGCGCAACCGCAATCATCCAGCCAGGCGGCTCGATCCGCGACGATGAAGTGATCGAGGCCGCCAACAAGGCCGGCCTCGCCATGGTCTTCACCGGGATGCGTCACTTCCGGCACTAA
- the msrA gene encoding peptide-methionine (S)-S-oxide reductase MsrA has product MFAGGCFWGIEGIFSHTRGVQSAVSGYHGGSKRQASYNLVASGMTDHAEAVKVAYDPKLVSYDQLVRIFFSVGADPTLKNRQGPDVGTQYRAALVPMNGEQRKVAAAYLKQMQASGKWSRPIVTQIEDYKAFYPAEEYHQDFMAKNPNQGYIVRWDKPKVRALAKLFPQLYRPTFKRD; this is encoded by the coding sequence ATTTTCGCCGGGGGATGCTTCTGGGGCATCGAAGGTATCTTCAGCCACACCAGGGGCGTGCAGAGCGCCGTCTCCGGCTATCATGGCGGGAGCAAGCGGCAGGCCAGCTACAACCTGGTTGCCAGCGGCATGACCGATCACGCAGAAGCGGTGAAGGTGGCCTACGATCCCAAACTCGTCAGCTATGACCAGCTGGTGCGGATCTTCTTCTCGGTCGGGGCCGATCCTACGTTGAAGAACCGGCAGGGCCCCGATGTCGGGACGCAATATCGCGCTGCCCTGGTCCCCATGAACGGCGAGCAGCGCAAGGTCGCCGCAGCCTATCTCAAGCAGATGCAGGCATCGGGCAAATGGTCGCGCCCGATCGTCACGCAGATCGAAGACTACAAGGCGTTCTACCCGGCCGAAGAGTACCACCAGGACTTCATGGCAAAGAACCCCAACCAGGGATATATCGTGCGCTGGGACAAGCCCAAGGTCCGCGCGCTCGCAAAGCTCTTCCCCCAGCTCTATCGCCCGACTTTCAAGCGCGACTGA
- a CDS encoding Fur family transcriptional regulator, with protein sequence MSEHKHHEHSGHDLVQAAEAALTQAGEQWTGMRESVFTELAKHDCPASAYDIADNLSKSRGKRVAANSVYRILDLFVANNLAMRVESANAYLANTHPGCEHDCIFLVCDECGEATHVDHDGVSREVRGVAKANKFQARRPIIEIRGICAACR encoded by the coding sequence ATGAGCGAGCATAAACATCACGAGCACAGCGGGCACGACCTGGTCCAGGCCGCCGAAGCGGCGCTGACGCAGGCCGGCGAGCAATGGACCGGCATGCGCGAATCCGTGTTCACCGAGCTGGCGAAGCACGATTGCCCGGCCTCGGCCTATGACATAGCCGACAACCTGTCCAAGTCGCGCGGCAAGCGGGTCGCCGCCAACAGCGTCTACCGCATCCTCGACCTGTTCGTGGCCAATAACCTTGCCATGCGGGTCGAGAGCGCCAACGCCTATCTCGCCAATACCCACCCGGGCTGCGAGCATGACTGCATCTTCCTCGTCTGCGACGAATGCGGTGAAGCAACCCATGTCGACCATGACGGGGTCTCACGCGAAGTGCGCGGTGTTGCCAAGGCCAACAAGTTCCAGGCCCGCCGTCCCATCATCGAAATCCGGGGTATCTGCGCCGCGTGCCGATAA
- a CDS encoding adenylate/guanylate cyclase domain-containing protein has translation MRVLPRLLRALPYPLWPLLLLACLALPFATRALPFTDGIERAIHDLYRFALAPTVPEEGSDPDIAIVTYDDAVARASGKLNPVDRATLAEALGAIEGAGAKAIAIDMIFTLPTKDQQVLIDRLRSMTIPVYLAYADPERDRVTYWAPEVDSEARPYQDSFFASLAGGKVEPVSPAVGTDEAGIARRWPRFGEGGKPPLAFAMADLPRQSYSGGIGFTRLTSEAAAGEGVEYSHVFPTLPMDLTVDPDLADIFLPTLTGKYVLVGADTFNDDQHATPITRIAGDVQTPGVTIHAQMLRQALDGRFPVPLSSWLVALVAALATIAGVASAMIERRAALLWALALAQFATLAALPLALKAANIDYLGLPLFGFALSWLLAFVTVGYALRSRTSIERAFARGALGKFLPEKVAKQILDQPALLDLTGEQRDLCMMFTDLEGFTRFSHGREPQATAAILNRYLEQMSGIVLDHGGTLDKYVGDALVAFWGAPIASDDDAEQCVACAMALHAASERLRAEIAAEYGDTLGRTRIGLHCGSVVVGNFGGTRRIQYTALGDAMNIAARLEGANKYLGSDILASGQMRARAPNFAWRPLGRVAVSGVDTALDLCEPVAGERAAYTGDWIAAMGQAERGDDAGAHALRKLASAHPGDAALQALAGRLDAIAGGGIHALESK, from the coding sequence GTGCGGGTGCTGCCTCGCCTGCTGCGTGCGCTTCCCTATCCACTTTGGCCCCTGCTGTTACTTGCCTGCCTGGCGCTGCCTTTTGCCACCCGCGCGCTGCCGTTCACTGACGGGATCGAGCGCGCGATCCACGATCTCTATCGCTTCGCTCTGGCGCCGACCGTCCCGGAAGAAGGCAGCGATCCCGACATCGCCATCGTTACATATGACGACGCCGTCGCCCGTGCTTCCGGTAAGCTGAACCCGGTCGACCGGGCAACGTTGGCCGAGGCGCTGGGGGCGATCGAGGGTGCCGGGGCCAAGGCCATCGCCATCGACATGATCTTCACCCTGCCGACCAAGGACCAGCAGGTGCTGATCGACCGGTTGCGGTCCATGACCATCCCTGTCTACCTCGCCTACGCCGACCCGGAGCGCGACCGCGTGACCTATTGGGCCCCTGAGGTCGATAGCGAAGCGAGGCCTTATCAGGATTCGTTCTTCGCCAGCCTTGCCGGAGGCAAGGTCGAGCCGGTATCTCCTGCAGTAGGGACCGATGAGGCCGGCATTGCCCGGCGCTGGCCCCGCTTTGGCGAAGGCGGGAAGCCTCCGCTGGCATTCGCCATGGCCGACCTTCCCCGACAGTCCTACTCCGGCGGGATCGGTTTCACGCGGCTGACCTCGGAAGCGGCAGCAGGCGAAGGCGTCGAATACAGCCATGTTTTCCCGACCTTGCCGATGGACCTCACGGTCGACCCTGACCTGGCCGATATCTTCCTCCCGACCCTGACCGGCAAATATGTCCTGGTCGGTGCCGATACCTTCAACGACGACCAGCATGCGACGCCGATCACCCGTATCGCCGGTGACGTGCAAACGCCGGGCGTGACAATCCACGCGCAGATGCTGCGGCAGGCGCTCGATGGCCGTTTCCCGGTGCCGCTGTCGTCGTGGCTGGTGGCGCTGGTGGCAGCGCTGGCTACCATCGCAGGCGTGGCAAGCGCCATGATCGAGCGACGCGCGGCGCTGCTTTGGGCTCTTGCGCTGGCGCAGTTCGCAACGCTTGCCGCATTGCCGCTGGCGCTCAAGGCCGCGAATATCGATTACCTTGGCCTGCCACTTTTCGGCTTTGCTCTGTCCTGGCTGCTGGCCTTTGTCACGGTCGGCTATGCGTTGCGCAGCCGCACCTCCATCGAGCGCGCTTTCGCGCGTGGCGCGCTGGGCAAATTCCTGCCTGAGAAGGTGGCGAAGCAGATACTCGATCAGCCAGCCCTGCTCGACCTGACCGGCGAACAGCGCGACCTGTGCATGATGTTCACCGATCTCGAAGGCTTTACCCGCTTCAGCCACGGGCGCGAACCGCAAGCGACAGCGGCTATCCTCAACCGCTACCTCGAACAGATGAGCGGGATCGTGCTCGATCATGGCGGCACACTCGACAAATATGTCGGCGATGCGCTGGTCGCGTTCTGGGGCGCGCCCATCGCAAGCGACGATGATGCCGAGCAGTGTGTTGCCTGCGCAATGGCGCTGCATGCGGCGTCCGAACGGCTGCGGGCGGAGATCGCGGCGGAGTATGGCGATACGCTGGGCCGCACGCGGATCGGCCTCCATTGCGGCAGCGTGGTGGTCGGCAATTTCGGCGGCACGCGGCGGATCCAGTACACCGCGCTGGGCGATGCGATGAATATCGCGGCACGGCTGGAAGGAGCGAACAAATATCTCGGCAGCGACATCCTCGCTTCGGGCCAGATGCGCGCACGGGCACCGAATTTCGCCTGGCGTCCGCTCGGCAGGGTTGCGGTATCAGGGGTCGATACTGCACTGGACCTGTGCGAGCCGGTGGCCGGGGAACGCGCCGCTTACACCGGGGATTGGATAGCTGCTATGGGCCAAGCGGAGCGAGGCGACGATGCAGGCGCCCATGCCTTGCGAAAGCTGGCATCGGCCCATCCCGGGGATGCTGCCTTGCAGGCGTTGGCAGGACGGCTCGACGCGATAGCAGGAGGCGGGATCCATGCCCTTGAATCGAAGTAA